One Actinosynnema pretiosum DNA segment encodes these proteins:
- a CDS encoding LLM class F420-dependent oxidoreductase — MRIGYTLMTEQAGPKDLVRHAARAEAAGFDFEVISDHFSPWLAEQGHAPYAWSVLGAVAQVTERVELMTYVTCPTMRYHPAVVAQKAATVQLLSDNRFTLGLGAGENLNEHVVGQGWPPVNVRHEMLREALEIIVKLFDGGYSDYAGQHFRVDSAKLWDLPEKRVPIAVAVSGSQSVQAFAPLADVMVAVEPDADLVRGWDTFQGGGGRKVGQLPICWDPDREAAVRRAHEQFRWFAGGWKVNAELPGPTGFAAATQSVRPEDVAAGMPCGPDVGAIAEAVARFRDAGFTDLALIQVGGEQQEEFLDFAEKELLPAVS, encoded by the coding sequence ATGCGGATCGGCTACACCCTGATGACCGAGCAGGCGGGGCCGAAGGACCTGGTCCGGCACGCGGCGCGGGCCGAGGCGGCCGGGTTCGACTTCGAGGTGATCAGCGACCACTTCTCGCCGTGGCTGGCCGAGCAGGGGCACGCGCCGTACGCGTGGAGCGTGCTGGGCGCGGTCGCGCAGGTCACCGAGCGGGTCGAGCTGATGACCTACGTGACCTGCCCGACGATGCGCTATCACCCGGCCGTGGTCGCCCAGAAGGCGGCGACGGTGCAGCTGCTGTCGGACAACCGGTTCACGCTCGGGCTCGGCGCGGGCGAGAACCTGAACGAGCACGTGGTCGGGCAGGGGTGGCCGCCGGTGAACGTGCGGCACGAGATGCTGCGCGAGGCGCTGGAGATCATCGTCAAGCTGTTCGACGGCGGGTACTCGGACTACGCGGGCCAGCACTTCCGGGTGGACTCGGCGAAGCTGTGGGACCTGCCGGAGAAGCGGGTGCCGATCGCGGTCGCGGTGTCGGGGTCGCAGTCGGTGCAGGCGTTCGCGCCGCTGGCGGACGTGATGGTGGCGGTGGAGCCGGACGCGGACCTGGTGCGCGGGTGGGACACGTTCCAGGGCGGGGGCGGGCGCAAGGTCGGGCAGCTGCCGATCTGCTGGGACCCGGACCGGGAGGCGGCGGTGCGGCGGGCGCACGAGCAGTTCCGGTGGTTCGCGGGCGGCTGGAAGGTGAACGCGGAGCTGCCGGGGCCGACCGGGTTCGCGGCGGCGACGCAGTCGGTGCGGCCGGAGGACGTGGCGGCGGGGATGCCGTGCGGGCCGGACGTGGGGGCGATCGCGGAGGCGGTGGCGCGGTTCCGGGACGCGGGGTTCACGGACCTGGCGCTGATCCAGGTCGGTGGGGAGCAGCAGGAGGAGTTCCTGGACTTCGCGGAGAAGGAACTGCTGCCCGCGGTGAGCTGA
- a CDS encoding Ppx/GppA phosphatase family protein → MAGRPGRAAVLDIGCFSAHLVVVEGSPLNPVLSHKTRLRLDRALTRDRRIGREGVTAVCAAVRSAAAAAAQAGAPDPVAFATSVIRDAANAHEVLAEVRKRTGVDVRVLPGEEEARLAYVAARNWFGFAAGPLLVLDVGGGTVEVAAGSDAAPSYTRSFPLGARTVTRGGVDKRELDRRLRAELAGLDAAGHRAVGCSKVFQQLARLSGARPQHEGPLVRRALWLEDLRRWSPRLAGMPASKRARLPGISRHRAEQSAAGAAVAEALMAALARDVVEICPWSTKEGLLLERAVVGGDDGLVVVA, encoded by the coding sequence GTGGCCGGGCGACCCGGAAGAGCGGCAGTACTGGACATCGGGTGCTTCAGCGCCCACTTGGTGGTGGTCGAGGGATCGCCCCTGAACCCGGTGCTCTCGCACAAGACCCGCCTGCGGCTGGACCGCGCGCTCACGCGCGACCGCAGGATCGGCCGCGAAGGAGTGACCGCCGTGTGCGCGGCGGTGCGATCGGCCGCCGCGGCGGCGGCGCAGGCCGGGGCGCCCGACCCGGTGGCGTTCGCGACCTCGGTGATCCGGGACGCCGCGAACGCGCACGAGGTGCTCGCCGAGGTGCGCAAGCGCACCGGCGTGGACGTGCGCGTGCTGCCGGGCGAGGAGGAGGCGCGGCTGGCCTACGTGGCGGCCAGGAACTGGTTCGGCTTCGCGGCCGGGCCGCTGCTGGTGCTGGACGTGGGCGGCGGCACGGTGGAGGTGGCGGCGGGCTCCGACGCGGCGCCGTCGTACACCCGCTCGTTCCCGCTGGGGGCGCGCACCGTGACGCGCGGCGGCGTGGACAAGCGGGAGCTGGACCGGCGGCTGCGCGCGGAGCTGGCCGGGTTGGACGCGGCGGGCCACCGGGCGGTGGGCTGCTCGAAGGTGTTCCAGCAGTTGGCGAGGCTGTCCGGGGCCAGGCCGCAGCACGAGGGGCCGCTGGTGCGGCGCGCGCTGTGGCTCGAGGACCTGCGGCGGTGGTCGCCGAGGCTGGCGGGGATGCCCGCGAGCAAGCGGGCCAGGCTGCCGGGGATCTCGCGGCACCGCGCGGAGCAGTCCGCGGCGGGCGCGGCGGTCGCCGAGGCTCTGATGGCCGCGCTCGCGCGGGACGTGGTCGAGATATGCCCGTGGTCCACCAAGGAGGGCCTGCTGCTGGAGCGGGCGGTGGTGGGTGGGGATGACGGGTTGGTCGTAGTGGCGTGA
- a CDS encoding STAS domain-containing protein, translating into MLALSVESHRTGCAVVDVAGELDLTGARKVLEKLDRLIAEGRDRVVLDMSGVSFCGAQAMSVLVRTRARAQREGGWLRLAAVPPHVRRVFVRTDLDRLFPHYPDVASAASGRPVSAPAPRVPEQKSGT; encoded by the coding sequence ATGCTGGCGTTGTCGGTCGAGTCCCACCGCACCGGGTGCGCGGTGGTGGACGTGGCCGGGGAGCTGGACCTCACGGGCGCCAGGAAGGTGCTCGAGAAGCTGGACCGGCTGATCGCGGAGGGCCGCGACCGGGTGGTGCTGGACATGTCCGGGGTGTCGTTCTGCGGGGCGCAGGCGATGAGCGTGCTGGTGCGCACGCGGGCGCGGGCGCAGCGGGAGGGCGGCTGGCTGCGGCTGGCCGCCGTGCCGCCGCACGTGCGCAGGGTGTTCGTGCGCACCGACCTGGACCGGTTGTTCCCGCACTACCCGGACGTCGCCTCGGCGGCGTCCGGCAGGCCCGTTTCCGCACCGGCCCCTCGGGTACCTGAGCAGAAGTCCGGGACCTGA
- a CDS encoding HAD family hydrolase — MSNTLVLDVDGTLVDTNYHHTLAWSRAFRRFDVTVPAWKLHRAIGMGGDKLVAAVAGAHVEERHGDAVRDAWVEEFAPMLDEVQPVEGARRLLSAAVDADLTVVLASSGKAEHVARYLRLLDAEDLVATSSDDVSESKPAPDLIEVALERVGGGRAVVVGDSVWDCEAAGRAGLPVVALRTGGFGEAELTGAGAASVYEDLDRLRADLTDLPFAPLD, encoded by the coding sequence ATGTCCAACACCCTGGTCCTCGACGTGGACGGCACGCTGGTCGACACCAACTACCACCACACCCTCGCCTGGTCGCGCGCGTTCCGGCGGTTCGACGTCACCGTCCCCGCCTGGAAGCTGCACCGCGCCATCGGCATGGGCGGGGACAAGCTGGTGGCCGCCGTCGCGGGCGCGCACGTGGAGGAGCGGCACGGGGACGCCGTCCGGGACGCGTGGGTCGAGGAGTTCGCCCCGATGCTCGACGAGGTCCAGCCCGTCGAGGGCGCGCGGCGGCTGCTGTCCGCGGCGGTCGATGCGGACCTGACCGTGGTGCTCGCCAGCTCCGGCAAGGCCGAGCACGTGGCCCGCTACCTGCGGCTGCTCGACGCCGAGGACCTGGTCGCGACCTCGTCCGACGACGTGTCCGAGAGCAAGCCCGCGCCCGACCTGATCGAGGTGGCGCTGGAGCGGGTCGGCGGCGGGCGGGCCGTGGTGGTCGGGGACTCGGTGTGGGACTGCGAGGCGGCCGGGCGGGCCGGGTTGCCGGTGGTGGCGCTGCGGACCGGCGGGTTCGGCGAGGCCGAGCTGACCGGCGCGGGCGCGGCCTCCGTGTACGAGGACCTGGACCGGTTGCGCGCCGACCTGACCGACCTGCCCTTCGCCCCGCTCGACTAG
- a CDS encoding LD-carboxypeptidase, translated as MLESLGLVPEIGAHALDRRGFLAGRDEDRAADLNEAYRDPGVRAVFATRGGAGAYRIVDLVDQDTVRADPKPLVGFSDITALRLALRRNCRIAGVHGFLSGARSAEPTRALLTRSDSVLRRDPAALTAAVGCPGAASGPALGGHRGAVAGAAAGAAGAGLPPLGGHRGAVAGAAAGAAGAGLPPLDGHRGAVAGAAAGAASAGLPPLDGAIRFLEAPCGIGLGQVDRQLTR; from the coding sequence GTGCTGGAGTCCCTGGGCCTGGTCCCGGAGATCGGCGCGCACGCGCTGGACCGCCGGGGCTTCCTCGCGGGCCGCGACGAGGACCGCGCGGCCGACCTGAACGAGGCGTACCGGGACCCCGGCGTGCGCGCCGTGTTCGCCACGCGGGGCGGCGCGGGCGCGTACCGGATCGTCGACCTGGTCGACCAGGACACCGTGCGCGCGGACCCGAAACCGCTGGTGGGGTTCAGCGACATCACCGCGCTGCGCCTGGCGCTGCGGCGGAACTGCCGGATCGCGGGCGTGCACGGCTTCCTGTCCGGCGCGCGCTCCGCCGAGCCCACCCGCGCCCTGCTGACGCGCTCGGACTCGGTCCTGCGCCGGGACCCGGCGGCGCTGACGGCGGCGGTCGGCTGCCCCGGCGCCGCCTCGGGACCGGCGCTGGGCGGGCACCGGGGCGCGGTGGCAGGCGCGGCGGCGGGCGCGGCGGGCGCGGGCCTTCCACCGCTGGGCGGGCACCGGGGCGCGGTGGCAGGCGCGGCGGCGGGCGCGGCGGGCGCGGGCCTTCCACCGCTGGACGGGCACCGGGGCGCGGTGGCAGGCGCGGCGGCGGGCGCGGCGAGCGCGGGCCTTCCGCCGCTGGACGGCGCGATCCGGTTCCTGGAGGCCCCGTGCGGCATCGGGCTGGGGCAGGTCGACCGGCAGCTCACCCGCTGA
- a CDS encoding GNAT family N-acetyltransferase: MLIRVAAPEDFPALRAIEARGGEAFRAVGMPEVADDEPMPLAVLASLRVWVLVDPEPVAWVAVAVVDGGAHVEQVCTAPERAGERLGAALLDHVGAWARGEGLVAVTLTTFRDVPWNAPYYRRLGFAEVAEPGPGLRELVAREASHGLDPAARVVMARAV; the protein is encoded by the coding sequence GTGCTGATCAGGGTGGCCGCTCCCGAGGACTTCCCCGCGCTGCGCGCGATCGAGGCTCGGGGCGGTGAGGCGTTCCGCGCGGTCGGGATGCCGGAGGTCGCGGACGACGAGCCGATGCCGCTGGCCGTGCTGGCGTCGCTGCGCGTGTGGGTCCTGGTGGACCCGGAGCCGGTGGCGTGGGTGGCGGTCGCGGTGGTGGACGGCGGGGCGCACGTGGAGCAGGTGTGCACGGCCCCCGAGCGCGCCGGTGAGCGGCTGGGGGCGGCGCTGCTGGACCACGTGGGGGCGTGGGCGCGCGGCGAGGGCCTGGTGGCGGTGACGCTGACGACGTTCCGGGACGTGCCGTGGAACGCGCCGTACTACCGGCGGCTGGGGTTCGCGGAGGTGGCGGAGCCGGGGCCGGGGCTGCGGGAGCTGGTGGCGCGGGAGGCGTCGCACGGGCTGGACCCGGCCGCGCGGGTGGTCATGGCGCGGGCGGTGTGA
- a CDS encoding LacI family DNA-binding transcriptional regulator: protein MPVTTRPVTIRDVARQAQVSVSTVSRALTAPELVRAETRVRVLEVAHRLGYQPNPAARSLITGRTGNLGIVVPDLGNPFYPGVMRGAQASARESGRSVFFCDSGGSARQEAALVRSLAPQVDGLVLCSPLTGGAELAELVALRTTVLLNRPLPGVSSVLMDSRSGAEAALARLARLGHRRCAYLGGPDESWTNGERLAGLRSGAGEHGVELRALGPFPPSFAGGELGADEALGTGVTALVAYNDLMALGALQRLRERGVTVPDRMAVIGFDDLLYSAVCHPSLTTVALPMEEGGRAAVRELLARLAGEPPSTRVLPTSLRVRASTG, encoded by the coding sequence ATGCCGGTCACCACCCGCCCGGTCACCATCCGCGACGTCGCGCGGCAGGCGCAGGTGTCGGTGTCCACGGTGTCGCGCGCGCTCACCGCGCCCGAGCTGGTGCGCGCGGAGACCAGGGTGCGCGTGCTGGAGGTCGCCCACCGGCTCGGGTACCAGCCGAACCCGGCCGCCCGCAGCCTCATCACCGGGCGCACCGGCAACCTCGGCATCGTCGTCCCCGACCTCGGCAACCCGTTCTACCCCGGCGTCATGCGCGGCGCGCAGGCGAGCGCGCGCGAGTCCGGGAGGTCGGTGTTCTTCTGCGACAGCGGCGGTTCCGCGCGGCAGGAGGCCGCGCTGGTGCGCTCGCTCGCCCCGCAGGTGGACGGGCTGGTGCTGTGCTCGCCGCTGACGGGCGGCGCCGAGCTGGCCGAGCTGGTGGCGCTGCGCACGACGGTGCTGCTCAACCGGCCGCTGCCCGGCGTGTCCTCGGTGCTGATGGACAGCCGCTCCGGCGCGGAGGCGGCGCTGGCGCGGCTGGCGCGGCTCGGGCACCGGCGGTGCGCCTACCTCGGCGGGCCCGACGAGTCGTGGACCAACGGGGAGCGGCTCGCCGGGCTGCGGTCGGGCGCGGGCGAGCACGGGGTGGAGCTGCGCGCGCTCGGGCCGTTCCCGCCGTCGTTCGCGGGTGGCGAGCTGGGCGCGGACGAGGCGCTGGGCACGGGGGTGACGGCGCTGGTCGCGTACAACGACCTGATGGCCCTCGGCGCGCTGCAACGGCTGCGCGAAAGAGGGGTGACGGTCCCCGATCGGATGGCCGTGATCGGGTTCGACGACCTGCTGTACTCGGCGGTGTGCCACCCGAGCCTGACCACGGTGGCGCTGCCGATGGAGGAGGGCGGTCGGGCCGCCGTGCGCGAGCTGCTGGCGCGGCTGGCCGGTGAGCCGCCGAGCACCCGCGTGCTGCCGACTTCACTGCGGGTGCGCGCCAGCACGGGGTGA
- a CDS encoding STAS domain-containing protein yields MRGEERGDWKVVVVTGELDADTVPVLSDHLEETPARRIVVDLAGVTFMDTTGLSLVLDWHRRLVDTGAGDFRLASLQPSVHKLFRLTELIDVMRIHGSVDEALA; encoded by the coding sequence GTGCGCGGTGAGGAACGCGGCGACTGGAAGGTGGTCGTCGTGACCGGCGAACTGGACGCCGACACGGTTCCGGTGTTGTCGGACCACCTGGAGGAGACACCGGCCCGGCGGATCGTGGTCGATCTCGCCGGGGTGACCTTCATGGACACCACCGGGTTGTCGCTGGTGCTGGACTGGCACCGCAGGCTGGTGGACACCGGCGCGGGCGACTTCCGGCTGGCCTCGCTGCAGCCGTCGGTGCACAAGCTGTTCCGGCTCACCGAGCTGATCGACGTGATGCGCATCCACGGCAGCGTGGACGAGGCGCTGGCCTGA
- a CDS encoding HAMP domain-containing protein, giving the protein MTTARDDTDVTLDRLLAALREMRDGNFRRRLVVPFGSRFAEVATVFNEIAERNQALVGELVRVRQSVGQEGRLGERLSPGAGGPGGWAMATDSVNGLIDDLSAPTTELSRVLAAVARGDLSQELTVSSRGELAALVDSFDSMTSTLRTFAGEVTRVAREIGTDGRLGGQAQVPGVAGTWKDLTDNVNFMSSNLTAQVRDIAQVATAVAQGDLSQKITITVAGEMLELKETMNTMVDQLSSFADEVTRVAREVGTDGRLGGQAQVSGVAGTWKDLTDNVNFMAGNLTAQVRNIAQVATAVARGDLSQKITVDARGEILELKNTLNTMVDQLSSFADEVTRVAREVGTEGKLGGQAEVEGVSGTWQKLTESVNSMAGNLTSQVRNIAQVTTAVAQGDLSQKIDVDARGEILQLKTTINTMVDQLSSFAAEVTRVAREVGSDGRLGGQAQVPGVGGTWRDLTDSVNFMAGNLTSQVRNIAGVATAVARGDLSQKITVTARGEILELKETLNTMVDQLSSFADEVTRVAREVGTDGRLGGQAQVPGVAGTWRDLTDSVNFMANNLTAQVRSIAQVTTAVAGGDLSQKITVDARGEILELKSTINTMVDQLSSFADEVTRVAREVGTDGRLGGQARVPGVAGTWKDLTDNVNVMADNLSSQVRSIALVSTAVAGGDLSKRITVEAKGEIAALADTINRMVDTLSAFADEVTRVAREVGTDGRLGGQARVPGVAGTWKDLTENVNFMANNLTSQVRNIAQVTTAVARGDLTRKIDVDARGEILELKTTINTMVDQLSSFADEVTRVAKEVGTEGKLGGQAEVDGVSGTWQKLTESVNQLAGNLTTQVRAIAVVATAVTEGDLTRQVTVDASGEVAELKDNINRMISNLKETTRANREQDWLKTNLARLSGLMQGHRDLDALARLVMSELTPLVGAQHGAFYLVDEESGALELTATYGRRAGGRPKRFELGEGLVGQVAADRKTVVVSSVPRGYLEIGSGLGAATPASIVIVPVMFQGEALGVIELASFGEFGHGHLDLLDQLKENIGVNVNTMQANARTDSLLVESQRLTEELRAGSVELEDRARQLSSASKYKSEFMANMSHELRTPLNSLLILAKLLTDNLDGNLNPKQVEFARTIHSSGTDLLQLIDDILDLTKVESGHMQVQTDPVRVSDVVGYVESLTLPLAAEKGLDFDVSVQPDVPSTLHTDEHRLQQILRNLLSNAVKFTHEGEIRLRIRTAGPSVAFDVQDTGIGIPAEKLSVIFEAFQQADGTTSRKYGGTGLGLSISRELSALLEGRLDVRSEPGFGSTFTLYLPLGEQSLVDVRPQPEALPELLTPVDEPAEAVVAPAELPPAPMRFHGEKVLIVDDDLRNVFALTSVLELHGLQVIYADNGITGVRALEQYDDVTLVLMDIMMPELDGNATMSAIRAMARYEDLPVIAVTAKAMKGDREKSLASGATDYVTKPVDTDHLLRLIAFYLGVEQD; this is encoded by the coding sequence GTGACGACCGCTCGGGACGACACGGACGTGACCCTGGACCGGCTGCTGGCCGCGCTGAGGGAGATGCGCGACGGGAACTTCCGCCGCCGCCTGGTGGTGCCGTTCGGCAGCAGGTTCGCCGAGGTGGCGACGGTGTTCAACGAGATCGCCGAGCGCAACCAGGCGCTGGTGGGCGAGCTGGTGCGGGTGCGGCAGTCCGTCGGGCAGGAGGGCAGGCTCGGCGAGCGGCTCAGCCCCGGCGCGGGCGGCCCCGGCGGCTGGGCGATGGCGACCGACTCGGTGAACGGGCTGATCGACGACCTGAGCGCGCCGACGACCGAGCTGAGCCGGGTGCTGGCGGCGGTGGCGCGCGGCGACCTGTCCCAGGAGCTGACCGTGAGCTCGCGCGGGGAGCTGGCCGCGCTGGTGGACAGCTTCGACTCGATGACGTCGACGCTGCGCACGTTCGCGGGCGAGGTGACCCGCGTGGCGCGCGAGATCGGCACGGACGGCCGCCTCGGCGGTCAGGCGCAGGTGCCGGGGGTGGCGGGCACCTGGAAGGACCTCACCGACAACGTCAACTTCATGTCGAGCAACCTCACCGCCCAGGTCCGCGACATCGCGCAGGTCGCGACGGCGGTGGCGCAGGGCGACCTGTCCCAGAAGATCACCATCACCGTCGCGGGCGAGATGCTGGAGCTGAAGGAGACCATGAACACCATGGTCGACCAGCTCTCCTCGTTCGCCGACGAGGTGACGCGCGTGGCCCGCGAGGTCGGCACCGACGGCCGCCTCGGCGGCCAGGCGCAGGTGTCGGGGGTGGCGGGCACCTGGAAGGACCTCACCGACAACGTCAACTTCATGGCGGGCAACCTCACCGCCCAGGTGCGCAACATCGCGCAGGTCGCGACGGCCGTGGCGCGCGGCGACCTGTCCCAGAAGATCACCGTCGACGCGCGCGGCGAGATCCTGGAGCTGAAGAACACCCTCAACACGATGGTCGACCAGCTCTCCTCGTTCGCCGACGAGGTCACGCGCGTGGCCCGCGAGGTCGGCACCGAGGGCAAGCTCGGCGGCCAGGCCGAGGTCGAGGGCGTCTCGGGGACCTGGCAGAAGCTCACCGAGAGCGTGAACTCGATGGCGGGCAACCTGACCAGCCAGGTGCGCAACATCGCGCAGGTGACCACGGCGGTGGCGCAGGGCGACCTGTCGCAGAAGATCGACGTGGACGCGCGCGGCGAGATCCTCCAGCTCAAGACCACGATCAACACGATGGTGGACCAGCTGTCCTCGTTCGCCGCCGAGGTCACCCGCGTGGCCCGCGAGGTCGGCAGCGACGGGCGGCTCGGCGGCCAGGCGCAGGTGCCGGGCGTCGGCGGGACGTGGCGCGACCTCACCGACAGCGTGAACTTCATGGCGGGCAACCTCACCAGCCAGGTCCGCAACATCGCGGGCGTGGCGACGGCGGTGGCGCGCGGCGACCTGTCGCAGAAGATCACGGTGACCGCCCGCGGGGAGATCCTGGAGCTCAAGGAGACCCTCAACACGATGGTCGACCAGCTCTCCTCCTTCGCCGACGAGGTCACCCGCGTGGCCCGCGAGGTCGGCACCGACGGCCGCCTCGGCGGCCAGGCCCAGGTGCCGGGCGTCGCGGGGACCTGGCGCGACCTCACCGACAGCGTGAACTTCATGGCGAACAACCTCACCGCGCAGGTGCGGTCGATCGCCCAGGTGACCACGGCGGTGGCGGGCGGCGACCTGTCCCAGAAGATCACCGTCGACGCGCGCGGCGAGATCCTGGAGCTCAAGAGCACCATCAACACCATGGTCGACCAGCTCTCCTCCTTCGCCGACGAGGTCACGCGAGTCGCCCGCGAGGTCGGCACCGACGGGCGCCTCGGCGGCCAGGCCCGCGTCCCCGGCGTCGCCGGGACCTGGAAGGACCTCACCGACAACGTCAACGTCATGGCGGACAACCTGTCCAGCCAGGTGCGCTCGATCGCGCTGGTGTCCACGGCGGTCGCGGGCGGCGACCTGTCCAAGAGGATCACCGTCGAGGCCAAGGGCGAGATCGCCGCGCTGGCCGACACGATCAACCGCATGGTCGACACGCTGTCCGCGTTCGCCGACGAGGTCACGCGAGTCGCCCGCGAGGTCGGCACGGACGGCCGCCTCGGCGGCCAGGCCCGCGTCCCCGGCGTCGCCGGGACCTGGAAGGACCTCACCGAGAACGTCAACTTCATGGCGAACAACCTCACCAGCCAGGTCCGCAACATCGCGCAGGTGACCACGGCGGTGGCGCGCGGCGACCTCACCCGCAAGATCGACGTGGACGCGCGCGGCGAGATCCTGGAGCTCAAGACCACCATCAACACGATGGTCGACCAGCTCTCCTCGTTCGCCGACGAGGTCACCCGCGTCGCGAAGGAGGTCGGCACCGAGGGCAAGCTCGGCGGCCAGGCCGAGGTCGACGGGGTGTCCGGCACCTGGCAGAAGCTCACCGAGAGCGTGAACCAGCTGGCGGGCAACCTGACCACGCAGGTGCGCGCGATCGCGGTGGTGGCCACGGCGGTGACCGAGGGCGACCTGACCAGGCAGGTCACCGTCGACGCCTCGGGCGAGGTCGCCGAGCTCAAGGACAACATCAACCGGATGATCTCCAACCTCAAGGAGACCACCCGCGCGAACCGCGAGCAGGACTGGCTCAAGACGAACCTGGCCAGGCTGTCCGGCCTGATGCAGGGCCACCGGGACCTGGACGCGCTGGCGCGCCTGGTGATGAGCGAGCTGACCCCGCTGGTGGGGGCGCAGCACGGCGCGTTCTACCTGGTCGACGAGGAGTCGGGGGCGCTGGAGCTGACCGCGACCTACGGGCGGCGCGCGGGCGGGCGGCCCAAGCGGTTCGAGCTGGGCGAGGGGCTGGTCGGGCAGGTCGCGGCGGACCGCAAGACCGTCGTGGTCTCGTCCGTGCCGCGCGGCTACCTGGAGATCGGCTCGGGGCTGGGTGCGGCGACGCCCGCGAGCATCGTGATCGTGCCGGTGATGTTCCAGGGCGAGGCGCTGGGCGTGATCGAGCTGGCCTCGTTCGGCGAGTTCGGGCACGGCCACCTGGACCTGCTGGACCAGCTCAAGGAGAACATCGGCGTCAACGTGAACACCATGCAGGCCAACGCGCGCACGGACAGCCTGCTGGTGGAGTCGCAGCGGCTGACCGAGGAGCTGCGGGCGGGGTCGGTGGAGCTGGAGGACCGGGCGCGGCAGCTGTCGTCGGCCTCCAAGTACAAGTCGGAGTTCATGGCGAACATGTCGCACGAGCTGCGCACGCCGCTGAACAGCCTGCTGATCCTGGCGAAGCTGCTGACCGACAACCTGGACGGGAACCTCAACCCCAAGCAGGTCGAGTTCGCCCGCACGATCCACTCCTCCGGCACGGACCTGCTCCAGCTGATCGACGACATCCTGGACCTGACCAAGGTCGAGTCCGGGCACATGCAGGTGCAGACCGACCCGGTGCGGGTGTCGGACGTGGTGGGGTACGTGGAGTCGCTGACCCTGCCGCTGGCCGCCGAGAAGGGCCTGGACTTCGACGTGTCGGTGCAGCCGGACGTGCCGTCCACGCTGCACACCGACGAGCACCGGCTCCAGCAGATCCTGCGCAACCTGCTGTCCAACGCGGTGAAGTTCACCCACGAAGGTGAAATCCGGCTGCGCATCCGCACGGCGGGTCCGAGCGTGGCGTTCGACGTGCAGGACACCGGCATCGGCATCCCGGCGGAGAAGCTGTCGGTGATCTTCGAGGCGTTCCAGCAGGCCGACGGCACCACGAGCCGCAAGTACGGCGGGACGGGGCTGGGCCTGTCGATCAGCCGGGAGCTGTCGGCGCTGCTGGAGGGCAGGCTGGACGTGCGCAGCGAGCCCGGCTTCGGCTCGACGTTCACGCTCTACCTGCCGCTGGGCGAGCAGAGCCTGGTGGACGTGCGACCGCAGCCGGAGGCGCTGCCGGAGCTGCTGACCCCGGTGGACGAGCCCGCCGAGGCCGTGGTGGCGCCCGCCGAGCTGCCGCCCGCGCCGATGCGGTTCCACGGCGAGAAGGTGCTGATCGTCGACGACGACCTGCGCAACGTGTTCGCGCTGACCAGCGTGCTGGAGCTGCACGGGCTCCAGGTGATCTACGCGGACAACGGCATCACCGGGGTGCGGGCGCTGGAGCAGTACGACGACGTGACGCTGGTGCTGATGGACATCATGATGCCGGAGCTGGACGGCAACGCGACGATGTCGGCGATCCGGGCGATGGCCCGCTACGAGGACCTGCCGGTGATCGCGGTGACGGCGAAGGCGATGAAGGGCGACCGGGAGAAGTCGCTGGCCTCGGGCGCGACGGACTACGTGACCAAGCCGGTGGACACCGACCACCTGCTGCGGTTGATCGCGTTCTACCTGGGGGTGGAGCAGGACTGA
- a CDS encoding ATP-binding protein, with protein sequence MPVAVTLPAESGSSARARRVVGESARTWGLSDDLQDDAALVVTELVSNGVDHATGPLTLTLTRTASGLRIAVADTSRKLPEPRPVEVGSARGRGLIIVRELSRSWGTDLTTTGKVVWAELAEGQGA encoded by the coding sequence GTGCCGGTTGCGGTCACCCTGCCCGCGGAGAGCGGCTCCTCGGCGCGCGCGCGGCGGGTCGTGGGCGAGTCCGCGCGGACCTGGGGGCTGTCCGACGACCTGCAGGACGACGCGGCGCTGGTGGTCACCGAGCTGGTGTCGAACGGCGTCGACCACGCGACCGGCCCGCTGACCCTGACCCTGACCCGCACCGCGTCCGGCCTGCGCATCGCGGTCGCGGACACCTCGCGCAAGCTGCCGGAGCCGCGCCCGGTGGAGGTCGGCTCGGCGCGCGGGCGCGGGTTGATCATCGTGCGCGAGCTGAGCCGCTCGTGGGGCACGGACCTGACCACGACCGGCAAGGTCGTGTGGGCGGAGCTGGCGGAGGGCCAGGGCGCCTGA